In Paralcaligenes sp. KSB-10, the following are encoded in one genomic region:
- the hemE gene encoding uroporphyrinogen decarboxylase, translating into MSLPSLKNDVFLRALMRQPVPYTPLWLMRQAGRYLPEYNQTRARAGSFMALAQNPEFACEVTLQPLERFQLDAAILFSDILTVPHAMGLGLDFLPGEGPRFAHPVRTEADVQKLAVPDMSRLQYVFDAVSLIRKELDGKVPLIGFAGSPWTIGCYMVEGQGSDDYRLIKSMLYGRPDLLHRMLDINAQSTIQYLNAQIAAGAQAAMVFDSWGGVLADGLFQEFSLAYTRKVVQGLTRQREGRAVPVIVFTKGGGQWLEEIAACGCDAVGLDWTVNLHRARQRTADSVALQGNLDPMALFGGEGAIRAQARRVIDDFGVVEAGGHVFNLGHGISRFTPPDAVSVLVDEVHNYSRSNHPMLR; encoded by the coding sequence GTGTCTTTGCCTTCTTTAAAAAATGATGTCTTTTTGCGCGCTCTCATGCGCCAGCCTGTACCGTATACCCCGCTCTGGCTCATGCGCCAGGCGGGGCGCTATTTGCCCGAGTACAACCAGACTCGAGCGCGGGCGGGTTCGTTCATGGCGCTGGCGCAAAATCCCGAATTCGCCTGTGAAGTCACGCTGCAGCCGCTCGAGCGTTTTCAGCTCGATGCCGCCATTCTGTTTTCCGATATCCTGACCGTCCCGCATGCCATGGGCCTGGGACTCGATTTTTTGCCGGGCGAAGGGCCACGGTTTGCACATCCCGTGCGTACCGAAGCCGATGTCCAAAAGCTGGCAGTTCCCGATATGTCGCGCTTGCAGTACGTGTTTGATGCGGTTTCGCTCATTCGCAAAGAGCTCGACGGCAAGGTGCCTCTGATCGGGTTTGCCGGCAGTCCATGGACCATAGGCTGCTATATGGTTGAAGGGCAGGGGTCCGACGATTATCGCCTGATCAAAAGCATGTTGTACGGGCGCCCCGATTTATTGCATCGCATGCTCGACATCAATGCACAGTCCACCATTCAGTATCTCAACGCGCAAATTGCGGCGGGAGCCCAGGCTGCCATGGTTTTCGACAGCTGGGGCGGTGTGCTTGCCGATGGCCTGTTCCAGGAATTTTCGCTGGCTTACACCCGCAAGGTCGTGCAGGGCCTGACCCGGCAACGCGAAGGCCGGGCGGTCCCTGTTATTGTATTTACCAAAGGCGGGGGGCAGTGGCTTGAAGAAATCGCGGCCTGTGGCTGCGACGCCGTGGGCCTGGACTGGACGGTCAATCTGCACCGGGCGCGTCAACGTACCGCCGATAGCGTGGCGCTTCAGGGTAATCTGGATCCCATGGCCTTGTTTGGCGGCGAAGGCGCCATACGTGCCCAGGCGCGTCGCGTCATTGACGATTTCGGCGTGGTCGAAGCAGGCGGGCATGTATTCAATCTGGGCCACGGCATTTCCCGATTTACCCCACCCGACGCAGTTTCCGTGCTGGTCGATGAAGTTCACAACTATAGCCGCTCAAATCATCCGATGCTGCGGTGA
- a CDS encoding primosomal protein N': protein MIEDAAGAIDSETGITVHWLSVALDVPLAGLFDYRADRAVPIGARVIVPFGHRKLIGVVVDTPETPAFDAAQIKAIDQILDDLPPLPSDWIRLAGFAAQYYQRPLGEVMLPALPAGLRKVTAYQGKRSAGGPVQRLDKRKAPALPLIAADQTPVLNAQQADAVQVINALDGHKTLLLHGVTGSGKTEVYLHAAQAVLARGQQVLFMVPEINLTPQLEQSLRARLAALAGANALAVLHSGLAEGERLRAWLSVQRGQAQVLLGTRLSIFTPMPKLGLIIVDEEHDASYKQQDGLRYSARDLAVWRAHDRQVPVILGSATPSLESWYHAERGHYLKLSLAHRARAVELPVVRLVDTRRLVLQQGFSPQLIDAIQERLDQGQQALIFLNRRGYAPVLNCASCGWVSQCPRCSAYTVLHRGSGRRHRLQCHHCGYQVQAPHACPDCGDQDLRPMGRGTQRVEEHLAELFPQARIARIDADSTRLKGSAAALFAKVHAGEYDLLVGTQMVAKGHDFVNLGLVGVLNADAMLFAQDFRAPERLFSQLMQVAGRAGRHVKGGEVIIQTDYPDQPVYQSLVRHDYAGFAQYSLAERESIGLPPCAFQALLTAEARELKLALDFLAQARVWLQEQIGDGGAALTLYDPVPLRVVRVANIERAQLLVESLHRPTLQVFLAQWSAALPELAAKARVRYQLEVDPLEI from the coding sequence ATGATCGAAGATGCCGCCGGGGCGATCGACAGCGAAACCGGCATCACAGTGCATTGGCTCAGCGTGGCGCTTGACGTTCCCCTGGCAGGGCTGTTTGATTATCGTGCCGATCGGGCGGTGCCGATCGGTGCGAGGGTGATTGTGCCGTTCGGGCACCGGAAGCTTATTGGTGTTGTCGTCGACACCCCGGAAACCCCGGCGTTTGATGCCGCCCAGATCAAGGCCATTGATCAGATACTCGACGATTTGCCGCCTTTGCCGTCCGACTGGATTCGGCTGGCCGGGTTTGCCGCCCAGTATTATCAGCGTCCGCTGGGTGAAGTCATGCTGCCTGCCTTGCCTGCCGGTTTGCGCAAGGTGACCGCCTATCAGGGCAAGCGTTCCGCGGGCGGGCCGGTACAGCGCCTCGACAAGCGCAAGGCGCCGGCTCTGCCGCTTATTGCCGCCGATCAGACCCCGGTTTTAAATGCGCAGCAGGCTGACGCCGTTCAGGTGATCAATGCTCTTGACGGCCATAAAACGCTGTTGCTGCATGGTGTGACGGGCAGCGGCAAGACAGAGGTGTATTTGCATGCGGCCCAGGCGGTGCTGGCCCGCGGGCAACAGGTGTTGTTCATGGTGCCGGAAATCAATTTGACGCCGCAGCTCGAACAGTCGCTGCGCGCGCGCCTGGCCGCACTGGCCGGCGCGAATGCCTTGGCCGTTTTGCACAGCGGGCTGGCCGAGGGCGAGCGTTTGCGTGCCTGGCTAAGCGTCCAGCGCGGCCAAGCGCAGGTTTTGCTGGGTACGCGCTTATCGATTTTTACTCCCATGCCGAAGCTAGGGCTGATTATCGTCGACGAGGAGCACGACGCATCATACAAGCAGCAGGACGGTTTACGCTATTCGGCACGCGACCTGGCCGTATGGCGTGCCCACGACCGGCAGGTGCCGGTCATTCTGGGGTCGGCCACGCCATCGCTGGAATCCTGGTATCACGCCGAACGCGGTCATTATTTGAAGTTGTCGCTGGCGCACCGGGCCCGCGCGGTGGAACTGCCCGTGGTTCGGTTGGTGGATACCCGCAGGCTGGTTTTGCAGCAGGGGTTTTCGCCTCAATTGATCGACGCCATTCAAGAGCGTCTCGATCAGGGTCAGCAAGCTCTGATTTTTTTGAATCGGCGCGGTTATGCTCCCGTTCTGAATTGTGCGTCCTGCGGGTGGGTCAGCCAGTGCCCGCGCTGCAGCGCGTATACCGTGTTGCATCGGGGTTCGGGCCGGCGCCATCGTTTGCAATGCCATCATTGCGGCTATCAGGTGCAGGCACCTCATGCCTGTCCCGATTGCGGCGATCAGGATTTGCGGCCCATGGGCCGCGGCACGCAACGGGTCGAAGAACATCTGGCCGAGCTGTTCCCTCAGGCGCGGATCGCGCGCATCGATGCCGACAGCACGCGCCTGAAAGGCAGTGCGGCCGCCTTGTTCGCCAAGGTTCATGCCGGAGAATACGATCTGCTGGTAGGTACTCAAATGGTCGCCAAAGGCCACGACTTTGTAAATCTGGGACTGGTGGGGGTCCTGAATGCGGATGCCATGCTGTTTGCGCAGGACTTCCGGGCGCCGGAGCGCCTGTTCTCCCAGCTTATGCAGGTCGCGGGGCGAGCGGGGCGGCATGTAAAGGGGGGCGAGGTCATTATCCAGACCGACTATCCCGACCAGCCGGTTTATCAGTCGCTGGTGCGGCACGATTATGCCGGATTCGCCCAGTACAGCCTGGCCGAGCGTGAATCGATTGGTTTACCGCCTTGTGCTTTTCAGGCGCTCTTGACGGCCGAGGCCCGCGAACTGAAGCTGGCTCTGGATTTCCTGGCGCAGGCGCGGGTCTGGTTGCAGGAACAAATCGGCGATGGCGGCGCGGCCCTGACTCTGTATGATCCGGTTCCTTTGCGAGTGGTGCGGGTGGCCAATATCGAGCGTGCGCAGTTGTTGGTCGAAAGCCTCCATCGGCCGACCCTCCAGGTGTTTTTGGCGCAATGGTCGGCCGCCCTGCCCGAGTTGGCGGCAAAAGCCAGAGTGCGCTATCAGCTTGAGGTGGACCCGCTGGAAATTTAA
- a CDS encoding F0F1 ATP synthase subunit epsilon — protein sequence MANLQVDVVSAEKTIFSGEAKFVVLPGESGELGILPGHAPLISRINHGTVKIVLADGKGEENIFVAGGILEVQPGTVTVLSDTAIRAADLDEAKAIEARNRAEEALRNTKDKADIAVVEAELAMLAAQAAAARKLRQIRH from the coding sequence ATGGCCAACTTGCAAGTTGATGTGGTCAGCGCGGAAAAAACGATTTTCTCCGGTGAGGCGAAATTCGTGGTTCTGCCTGGCGAGTCGGGCGAGCTGGGCATTTTGCCCGGTCACGCTCCCCTTATCTCGCGTATCAATCACGGTACGGTCAAGATCGTGCTGGCTGACGGCAAAGGCGAAGAAAACATCTTTGTGGCGGGCGGCATTCTCGAGGTCCAGCCGGGTACGGTCACGGTATTGTCCGATACGGCGATTCGTGCCGCCGACCTGGATGAAGCCAAGGCCATCGAAGCACGCAATCGTGCCGAAGAGGCGCTGCGCAACACCAAGGACAAGGCCGATATCGCCGTGGTTGAAGCCGAGCTGGCCATGCTGGCAGCCCAGGCCGCGGCCGCGCGCAAGCTTAGGCAGATACGCCACTAG
- a CDS encoding IS66 family transposase codes for MLAGHRDDIRFKDAKIAQLTHEIANLRRYQFGKKGEQLSGVQGSLLEDTVGADIAAIEAELDLLRGQPAARSVQQPKRAALPEHLPRVEHRHEPDSTTCQCGCQLQRIGEDVSEKLDYTPGLFTVERHIRGKWACKKCETLTQAPVPSHVIDKGMASTGLLAQVLVAKYADHLPLYRQEKIFERAGMKLARSTMAEWVGVCGVQLQPLADALREAILTHRVVHADETPVQMLKPGTKKTHRAYLWAYAPGAFEDLRAVVYDFTEGRAGEHARSFLGDWQGSLLCDDYVGYKACFTQGITEIGCMAHARRKFFDLHVAAKSQLAQQAVHYMGQLYEIERQVKDLTTEERRRRRQEQAKPVADALQAWMLAQRERVPDGSATAKALDYSLKRWVALTRYLDDGQLPIDNNWIENQIRPIAIGRNNWLFAGSLRAGKRAAAVMTLIQSAKLNGHDPYAYLKDVLTRLPTQPASRIDELLPHNWRPTTAH; via the coding sequence ATGCTCGCAGGCCACCGCGACGACATCCGCTTCAAAGATGCCAAGATCGCGCAGCTGACCCACGAGATTGCCAATCTGCGCCGCTACCAGTTCGGCAAAAAGGGGGAGCAGCTCTCGGGCGTGCAAGGCAGCTTGTTGGAAGACACGGTCGGCGCAGATATTGCGGCCATCGAAGCCGAACTCGATCTGCTACGCGGCCAACCGGCCGCCCGCTCCGTTCAGCAGCCCAAGCGTGCCGCGCTGCCCGAGCACCTGCCCCGTGTTGAGCATCGCCACGAGCCTGACAGTACAACTTGCCAATGTGGTTGCCAGCTGCAGCGCATCGGCGAAGACGTATCCGAAAAGCTCGACTACACCCCTGGCCTGTTCACGGTGGAGCGCCATATCCGTGGCAAATGGGCCTGCAAGAAATGCGAGACGCTGACCCAGGCGCCGGTGCCTAGCCACGTCATCGACAAGGGCATGGCCTCTACCGGCTTGCTGGCGCAAGTACTGGTGGCCAAGTACGCGGATCATCTGCCGCTGTACCGTCAGGAAAAAATCTTCGAGCGAGCCGGCATGAAGCTCGCCCGCTCCACCATGGCCGAATGGGTGGGCGTGTGTGGCGTGCAGCTGCAGCCCTTGGCCGATGCGCTTCGCGAAGCGATCCTCACACACCGCGTCGTGCATGCCGATGAAACGCCCGTGCAGATGCTCAAGCCTGGCACGAAGAAAACCCATCGGGCTTACCTGTGGGCCTATGCGCCGGGTGCATTCGAAGACCTGCGTGCGGTGGTCTACGACTTTACCGAAGGCCGGGCGGGCGAACATGCCCGCAGCTTCCTGGGCGATTGGCAAGGCAGTCTGCTGTGCGATGACTACGTCGGCTACAAAGCGTGCTTTACCCAGGGCATTACCGAAATAGGCTGCATGGCGCACGCCAGGCGCAAGTTCTTCGACTTGCATGTGGCGGCCAAGAGTCAGCTTGCCCAGCAAGCCGTGCACTACATGGGCCAGCTCTATGAAATCGAACGTCAGGTGAAAGACCTGACTACCGAAGAGCGAAGGCGAAGACGGCAGGAGCAGGCCAAGCCTGTGGCCGATGCCTTACAGGCCTGGATGCTGGCCCAGCGAGAGCGCGTGCCGGACGGGTCTGCCACGGCCAAGGCTCTGGACTACAGCCTTAAACGCTGGGTGGCGTTGACGCGTTACCTGGATGATGGGCAGTTGCCGATCGACAATAACTGGATCGAGAATCAGATCCGGCCGATCGCCATTGGCCGCAACAATTGGCTGTTTGCCGGTTCCTTGCGCGCGGGGAAACGGGCCGCCGCCGTCATGACCTTGATTCAGTCAGCCAAGCTCAATGGCCATGATCCGTACGCCTACTTAAAGGACGTACTCACGCGCCTGCCCACACAGCCGGCGAGCCGCATCGACGAGCTGCTGCCGCATAACTGGCGACCGACGACTGCACACTAA
- the atpD gene encoding F0F1 ATP synthase subunit beta, whose translation MSNGTIVQCIGAVVDIQFPRDSMPKIYAALKLADDSSAFAEKGLTFEVQQQLGDGVVRTIAMGSSDGLRRGMAVSDTGAPISVPVGLGTLGRIMDVLGRPIDDAGPIDSTELRSIHQDAPHFDELSPSVELLETGIKVIDLVCPFAKGGKVGLFGGAGVGKTVNMLELINNIAKAHSGLSVFAGVGERTREGNDFYHEMAEAGVIKLDNLAESKVAMVFGQMNEPPGNRLRVALSGLTMAEKFRDEGRDILFFVDNIYRYTLAGTEVSALLGRMPSAVGYQPTLAEEMGKLQERITSTKTGSITSIQAVYVPADDLTDPSPATTFQHLDSTVVLSRDIAALGIYPAVDPLDSTSRQLDPQVVGEEHYAVARGVQQTLQRYKELRDIIAILGMDELSPEDKQAVARARKIQRFLSQPFHVAEVFTGSPGKYVPLTETLRGFKMIVDGECDALPEQAFYMVGSIDEAFEKAKKLQ comes from the coding sequence ATGAGTAACGGAACCATCGTTCAGTGCATCGGCGCCGTGGTGGACATTCAGTTCCCCCGCGATAGCATGCCCAAAATCTATGCCGCCCTCAAGCTGGCAGACGACAGCTCGGCATTCGCCGAAAAAGGGCTTACCTTTGAAGTGCAACAGCAATTGGGCGACGGCGTAGTTCGCACGATCGCGATGGGCTCGTCCGACGGCTTGCGTCGTGGCATGGCTGTCAGCGACACCGGCGCACCGATCTCGGTGCCGGTCGGGCTGGGTACGCTGGGCCGCATCATGGACGTGTTGGGCCGCCCCATCGACGATGCGGGCCCCATCGACAGCACCGAGCTTCGTTCGATTCACCAGGACGCTCCCCATTTCGACGAATTGTCGCCGTCGGTGGAACTGCTGGAAACCGGGATCAAGGTTATCGATCTGGTCTGCCCGTTCGCCAAAGGCGGCAAGGTAGGCCTGTTCGGCGGCGCCGGTGTGGGCAAGACCGTGAACATGCTGGAACTGATCAATAACATCGCCAAGGCGCACAGCGGCCTGTCGGTGTTTGCGGGTGTGGGCGAGCGTACTCGCGAAGGCAACGACTTCTACCACGAAATGGCTGAAGCCGGTGTCATCAAGCTGGACAACCTGGCCGAATCGAAAGTGGCCATGGTGTTCGGCCAGATGAACGAGCCTCCCGGCAACCGTCTGCGCGTGGCGCTCTCGGGCTTGACCATGGCCGAGAAATTCCGCGACGAAGGCCGCGATATCCTGTTCTTCGTCGACAACATCTATCGCTACACGCTGGCCGGTACGGAAGTGTCCGCGCTGTTGGGCCGCATGCCGTCGGCGGTGGGCTATCAGCCTACGCTGGCCGAAGAAATGGGCAAGCTGCAGGAACGCATTACGTCCACCAAAACCGGTTCGATCACGTCCATCCAGGCCGTTTACGTGCCTGCCGATGACTTGACCGATCCTTCCCCCGCCACGACCTTCCAGCATCTGGACTCCACCGTGGTGCTGTCGCGCGACATCGCCGCCCTGGGTATCTACCCGGCAGTTGATCCGCTCGACTCCACCAGCCGCCAGCTCGATCCGCAAGTCGTGGGTGAAGAGCACTATGCTGTGGCTCGCGGCGTGCAGCAAACCTTGCAACGCTACAAAGAATTGCGCGACATTATCGCGATTCTGGGCATGGACGAACTGTCGCCCGAAGACAAGCAGGCTGTGGCCCGTGCTCGCAAAATTCAGCGCTTCCTGTCCCAGCCTTTCCATGTGGCCGAAGTGTTTACCGGCTCGCCCGGCAAGTACGTGCCCCTGACGGAAACCCTGCGCGGCTTCAAGATGATTGTCGACGGCGAGTGCGATGCCTTGCCCGAGCAGGCTTTCTACATGGTGGGTTCTATCGACGAAGCCTTCGAGAAAGCCAAAAAACTGCAATAA
- a CDS encoding transposase: MHPYELSAQEGRRQRRQFSIEFKTEVVASCQQRGVSVAAVARAHDLHPNLLRKWIQEHERFGDPESAPMPAVRRDVAAQFIPLQRAQSEAVQITAVVREDIAIEFEHNGLKATIRWPMAQSEQCATWLRAVMR; encoded by the coding sequence ATGCATCCTTACGAGCTTTCCGCACAAGAAGGTCGGCGCCAACGGCGTCAGTTCAGTATCGAGTTCAAGACTGAGGTCGTCGCCAGTTGTCAGCAGCGTGGCGTTTCCGTAGCGGCTGTAGCACGGGCGCACGACCTGCATCCGAATTTGCTTCGCAAATGGATTCAGGAGCATGAGCGCTTCGGCGATCCTGAATCTGCGCCAATGCCCGCTGTGCGGCGTGATGTGGCTGCGCAGTTCATACCGCTGCAACGTGCGCAATCTGAAGCGGTACAAATCACGGCCGTAGTCCGCGAAGACATCGCGATTGAGTTCGAGCACAACGGCCTGAAGGCCACGATACGCTGGCCCATGGCTCAGTCCGAACAGTGTGCGACTTGGCTGCGCGCTGTGATGCGATGA
- the atpG gene encoding F0F1 ATP synthase subunit gamma: MAGIKEIRTKIKSVQNTRKITKAMEMVAASKMRKAQERMRAGRPYATKVREIAAHLMQAHPDYRHPYTVESGKLTAVGIIVVSTDKGLCGGLNTNIMRLVLARMKDFEQKGVKVQATALGNKSAGVLARISANLVSQEVQLGDAPNLERLIGAIKVQIDAFVDGKIDALYIATNRFVNTMKQDPSFIRLLPLPDGLEDPFQTEGAAKEDEQNVVKSNFGWDYLYEPDSTTVIDELLMRYVEGLVYQAVAENMASEQSARMVAMKAASDNAKKVIGDLQLVYNKTRQAAITKEISEIVGGAAAV; the protein is encoded by the coding sequence ATGGCCGGAATCAAGGAAATCCGAACAAAGATCAAGAGCGTGCAAAACACGCGCAAGATCACCAAAGCCATGGAGATGGTGGCTGCTTCCAAAATGCGCAAGGCGCAGGAAAGGATGCGTGCCGGCCGTCCCTATGCGACTAAAGTGCGCGAGATCGCTGCTCACCTGATGCAGGCGCATCCCGACTACCGCCATCCTTACACGGTCGAATCCGGTAAATTGACTGCGGTTGGCATTATCGTGGTCTCGACCGACAAAGGCCTGTGCGGCGGCCTGAACACCAACATAATGCGCCTCGTGCTTGCCCGCATGAAAGATTTCGAGCAAAAAGGCGTCAAGGTGCAGGCCACGGCATTGGGCAACAAAAGTGCCGGCGTACTGGCTCGTATCAGCGCGAATCTGGTGTCGCAGGAAGTGCAATTGGGCGATGCGCCCAATCTCGAGCGCCTGATTGGCGCGATCAAGGTGCAAATCGATGCTTTCGTCGATGGCAAGATCGACGCCTTGTACATCGCGACAAACCGTTTTGTGAACACCATGAAGCAGGATCCCAGCTTCATTCGGCTGTTGCCCTTGCCTGACGGGCTCGAAGATCCATTCCAGACGGAAGGTGCCGCCAAGGAAGACGAGCAAAACGTGGTGAAGTCGAATTTCGGCTGGGACTATCTGTACGAACCCGATTCGACAACCGTTATCGACGAATTGCTTATGCGTTACGTAGAGGGCTTGGTGTATCAGGCCGTTGCAGAAAACATGGCGTCCGAGCAATCGGCTCGCATGGTTGCCATGAAAGCTGCGTCGGACAACGCCAAGAAAGTCATCGGTGACCTGCAACTGGTTTACAACAAAACCCGCCAGGCCGCCATTACCAAAGAAATTTCAGAAATCGTGGGGGGCGCTGCCGCTGTTTAA
- a CDS encoding UvrD-helicase domain-containing protein, which translates to MSPGHTLATGLNAMQREAVLYLNGPCLVLAGAGSGKTRVITQKIAYLLRECGYMGRHIVALTFTNKAAREMSERVKTLVDSKLAKGLTISTFHSLGVRFLREEAQLLSLKPQFSILDANDALAIIQEMLATTDKGRLRAVQQMISLWKNSLMDPDAAERAAATPNEIEAAKVYRSYNATLAAYQSVDFDDLIRLPALLLEQNQQVRERWQARVQYLLVDEYQDTNLCQYRLVQSLTGQRAMFTAVGDDDQAIYAWRGATVENLAKLTTDYPALKIVKLEQNYRSVQRILSAANQVIGKNPNLFGKKLWSDLGVGEPIQVTPMESDEAEAESIAVRISAARFERRAEWRDFAVLYRSNHQARVLEQALRNLRIPYTISGGQSFFEKAEIRDILAYLRLVANDDDDPAFIRAVTTPRRGIGQVTLQTLGQFAAERQISLFSALFEIGSTERLAAKQLEPLQVFGAFIQRIQWRAGRGRAGEAVTSAEAAGPILDDLLSAIQYERYLYDTLEERPAQTRWQNVLELIGWLKRKAEEDGLNLFELVQHVALITMLERGEDEEPDAVKLSTLHASKGLEYPHVYLAGVEEGLLPHMGRDEEDGDPAKAAESLAQRIQEERRLMYVGITRAQRSLHLTWCKKRRRAREDVVREPSRFIDEMGLGELKLQEDPELQALSPKQRLGMLKALLSKA; encoded by the coding sequence ATGTCTCCTGGCCATACCCTCGCCACCGGTTTGAATGCAATGCAACGCGAGGCCGTGCTGTATCTGAACGGCCCGTGTCTGGTCCTGGCGGGAGCGGGCAGCGGCAAGACGCGGGTAATTACACAGAAAATCGCGTATCTTCTGCGCGAATGCGGCTATATGGGGCGGCATATCGTGGCGCTGACCTTCACCAACAAGGCGGCCCGCGAAATGAGCGAACGGGTCAAAACACTGGTTGATTCCAAACTGGCCAAAGGCCTAACCATCAGCACTTTTCATTCCCTGGGCGTGCGATTTCTTCGTGAAGAGGCGCAACTGTTAAGCCTGAAGCCCCAGTTTTCGATACTCGATGCGAATGACGCACTGGCGATTATCCAGGAAATGCTGGCCACGACCGACAAGGGCCGTTTGCGTGCCGTCCAGCAAATGATTTCCTTGTGGAAAAATTCCCTCATGGATCCGGATGCCGCCGAGCGCGCTGCCGCGACCCCCAACGAGATCGAAGCAGCCAAAGTCTATCGCAGCTATAACGCTACACTCGCGGCCTATCAATCGGTGGATTTTGATGACCTGATTCGCCTCCCGGCTCTTTTGCTGGAACAAAACCAGCAGGTGCGCGAGCGCTGGCAGGCGCGTGTGCAATATTTGCTGGTGGACGAATACCAGGACACGAATCTGTGCCAGTACCGGTTGGTGCAATCGCTGACCGGACAGCGGGCCATGTTTACCGCCGTAGGCGACGACGATCAGGCGATCTACGCCTGGCGCGGCGCCACGGTCGAAAACCTGGCCAAGCTGACGACCGATTACCCTGCCCTGAAAATCGTCAAGCTCGAGCAAAATTACCGCTCGGTACAACGCATTCTGTCGGCGGCCAACCAGGTCATCGGTAAAAATCCCAACCTCTTTGGCAAGAAGCTGTGGTCCGACCTGGGGGTGGGCGAGCCCATCCAGGTTACTCCCATGGAAAGCGACGAGGCCGAGGCCGAGTCGATTGCGGTAAGGATATCTGCGGCGCGTTTCGAGCGTCGGGCCGAATGGCGGGATTTTGCCGTGCTGTATCGCAGCAACCATCAGGCGCGCGTGCTGGAACAGGCGCTGCGGAATTTGCGCATCCCCTATACGATTTCAGGCGGGCAGAGTTTCTTCGAGAAAGCTGAAATACGCGATATTCTGGCCTATCTGCGACTGGTCGCCAACGATGACGACGACCCGGCTTTCATCCGCGCCGTGACCACGCCGCGACGCGGGATAGGGCAGGTAACTTTGCAAACCCTGGGGCAATTTGCGGCGGAACGGCAAATTTCCCTGTTTTCGGCACTGTTTGAAATCGGCTCGACCGAGCGTCTGGCGGCGAAACAGCTGGAGCCATTGCAGGTATTTGGCGCTTTCATACAGCGCATCCAGTGGCGCGCCGGGCGTGGCCGGGCCGGCGAGGCGGTGACGTCCGCCGAGGCCGCGGGGCCGATACTGGACGATCTATTGAGCGCAATCCAGTACGAACGTTACTTGTATGACACGCTTGAAGAGCGTCCGGCCCAGACGCGCTGGCAGAATGTGCTGGAACTGATCGGCTGGCTGAAACGCAAAGCCGAGGAAGACGGCCTGAACCTGTTTGAGCTGGTGCAGCATGTGGCCCTGATCACGATGCTGGAGCGCGGCGAGGATGAAGAGCCCGATGCGGTCAAGCTGTCGACCCTGCATGCGTCAAAAGGCCTGGAGTACCCGCATGTCTACCTGGCGGGCGTAGAGGAAGGCTTATTGCCTCATATGGGGCGCGACGAGGAAGACGGCGATCCGGCCAAGGCGGCCGAGTCGCTGGCGCAGCGCATACAGGAAGAGAGGCGCCTGATGTATGTGGGTATTACCCGTGCGCAGCGCAGCCTGCACCTGACCTGGTGTAAAAAGCGGCGCCGGGCGCGCGAAGATGTGGTGCGCGAACCTTCGCGCTTTATCGATGAAATGGGCTTGGGCGAGTTGAAGCTGCAGGAAGATCCCGAGCTTCAGGCGCTCAGCCCCAAGCAGCGCCTGGGCATGCTCAAGGCCCTGTTGAGCAAGGCTTGA
- the tnpB gene encoding IS66 family insertion sequence element accessory protein TnpB (TnpB, as the term is used for proteins encoded by IS66 family insertion elements, is considered an accessory protein, since TnpC, encoded by a neighboring gene, is a DDE family transposase.), with product MIRVDQIWLAVEPMDMRAGTEMALARVVKVFGAAHPHHAYLFANRRANRIKVLVHDGIGIWLAARRLNKGGFTWPRLGSPDVPLTDEQLQALVIGLPWQRIGPGGVIDVL from the coding sequence ATGATTCGCGTCGACCAAATATGGCTAGCGGTTGAACCGATGGACATGCGCGCGGGCACCGAGATGGCCTTGGCGCGGGTGGTCAAGGTCTTCGGTGCGGCCCATCCTCACCATGCCTACCTCTTTGCGAACCGTCGGGCCAACCGCATAAAGGTACTAGTGCATGACGGCATCGGTATATGGCTGGCGGCCCGGCGGCTTAATAAGGGAGGCTTTACTTGGCCACGACTCGGTTCGCCCGACGTACCCCTGACCGATGAACAACTGCAGGCGCTGGTCATCGGCCTGCCATGGCAGCGCATCGGTCCGGGCGGGGTCATCGACGTCTTGTAA